Proteins encoded within one genomic window of Oncorhynchus kisutch isolate 150728-3 unplaced genomic scaffold, Okis_V2 scaffold1822, whole genome shotgun sequence:
- the LOC116368083 gene encoding TOG array regulator of axonemal microtubules protein 2-like isoform X1: MKSVIENLRKQNMALNQQDDQDKFSSFGYQESYPIAEGHRGFISDARLLQMQRAEREAMEAKQRKISAIHENYVRTALIGVGSTFAHHFVPSIQCIPRPKAPPRPLPRRLEHIALAPLKNVVGVDGAQVRPGSHSLESIQVNKSFSSSSVWPVPVPPTAAPSKRGKKKKGRRGVKALKVQSDQGCADNNGPIDLMEEVRDIEAHLKEEDWKVVHEVKAMGRRSLGSAMSTGEIATSSLGSLSSVDMNNPAELRDYLDVGTPVKSLDSPPRPAPPPTKPRSKQPRPIRFLSLPKAATGSDKMAASEPKGQIKNQARLQPLSNPEQALTKTFKLLHSASDDWEKKIEGLTFLRVMAQNHMDILMPKLHDICLAIINEVKNLRSAVSCAAMATLGDMYVHLQRAMDSEVEGTARVLLHKASEANAFIWQGANSALGHMVQSCTPTRVMNALLVGGLSHRNAAVRSCTAQHLERLAEVMGTARLLSGKKDLTDRFLIAVSKLAVDPSQEVRHHGRNILSNMATNGDFPKMWDKFAPRKERESLREVISKVNLKERPHTHR; the protein is encoded by the exons ATGAAGAGCGTCATCGAAAACCTGAGGAAGCAAAACATGGCTTTAAACCAACAGGATGACCAGGACAAGTTTTCAAGTTTT GGCTATCAGGAGAGCTACCCAATCGCAGAGGGCCATCGTGGCTTCATCAGTGATGCCAGACTTCTGCAGATGCAGAGAGCTGAAAGAGAGGCCATGGAAGCAAAGCAAAGAAAGATAAGTGCTATCCATGAGAATTATGTCCGGACTGCTCTCATCGGGGTTGGCAGCACCTTCGCGCACCACTTCGTTCCCTCTATTCAGTGCATTCCGCGGCCGAAAGCTCCACCGAGGCCTTTGCCACGAAGGCTTGAGCACATAGCTCTGGCCCCACTGAAGAACGTGGTGGGGGTGGACGGAGCCCAAGTTCGACCCGGATCTCACTCTCTGGAGTCCATCCAGGTAAATAAGTCATTCAGCAGCAGTAGCGTGTGGCCTGTTCCCGTCCCTCCCACTGCAGCTCCCTCCAAGAGGGGCAAGAAGAAGAAGGGCAGGCGGGGAGTCAAAGCCCTGAAAGTCCAGTCGGACCAGGGCTGTGCTGACAACAACGGACCCATTGAcctgatggaggaggtgagggacatcGAGGCTCACCTGAAGGAGGAGGACTGGAAG GTGGTACATGAGGTGAAGGCCATGGGCAGGAGAAGTTTGGGCTCGGCCATGTCCACGGGGGAAATAGCAACCAGCTCTCTGGGAAGCCTGAGCTCAGTGGATATGAACAACCCTGCGGAGCTCCGTGACTACTTGGATGTCGGGACCCCGGTCAAGTCGCTTGACAGCCCACCCAGGCCTGCTCCCCCTCCTACCAAGCCCAGGAGCAAACAGCCTCGGCCTATAAGGTTCCTTAGCCTGCCAAAGGCTGCCACCGGCTCAG ACAAGATGGCAGCCAGTGAGCCAAAGGGTCAAATTAAGAACCAGGCCAGATTGCAGCCCCTGTCCAACCCAGAGCAGGCCCTGACTAAGACCTTCAAGCTGCTCCACTCTGCCTCTGATGACTG GGAGAAGAAGATCGAGGGCTTGACCTTTCTCCGTGTGATGGCTCAGAACCACATGGACATACTGATGCCTAAACTCCATGATATCTGTCTTGCCATTATAAATGAG GTGAAGAACCTGCGCTCTGCAGTGTCCTGTGCTGCCATGGCCACACTGGGTGACATGTACGTCCACCTCCAGAGGGCCATGGACAGTGAGGTGGAGGGGACGGCACGCGTGCTGCTGCACAAAGCCAGCGAGGCCAACGCCTTCATCTGGCAGGGCGCCAACTCTGCCCTGGGTCACATGGTGCAGAGCTGCACCCCTACCCGTGTCATGAATGCCCTGCTGGTCGGTGggctgag CCACCGTAACGCTGCGGTGAGGAGCTGCACTGCTCAGCACCTGGAGAGACTGGCTGAGGTCATGGGGACGGCTCGTCTCCTGTCGGGGAAGAAAGACCTCACTGACCGTTTCTTGATTGCCGTCAGTAAACTGGCTGTGGACCCTTCACAGGAAGTCAG GCATCATGGTCGCAATATCTTGAGCAACATGGCCACCAATGGCGACTTTCCTAAAATGTGGGACAAATTCGCtccgaggaaagagagagaatcctTGAGGGAGGTCATCTCAAAGGTTAACCTCAAAGAAAG acccCACACTCATCGCTAG
- the LOC116368083 gene encoding TOG array regulator of axonemal microtubules protein 2-like isoform X2, with protein MKSVIENLRKQNMALNQQDDQDKFSSFGYQESYPIAEGHRGFISDARLLQMQRAEREAMEAKQRKISAIHENYVRTALIGVGSTFAHHFVPSIQCIPRPKAPPRPLPRRLEHIALAPLKNVVGVDGAQVRPGSHSLESIQVNKSFSSSSVWPVPVPPTAAPSKRGKKKKGRRGVKALKVQSDQGCADNNGPIDLMEEVRDIEAHLKEEDWKVVHEVKAMGRRSLGSAMSTGEIATSSLGSLSSVDMNNPAELRDYLDVGTPVKSLDSPPRPAPPPTKPRSKQPRPIRFLSLPKAATGSDKMAASEPKGQIKNQARLQPLSNPEQALTKTFKLLHSASDDWEKKIEGLTFLRVMAQNHMDILMPKLHDICLAIINEVKNLRSAVSCAAMATLGDMYVHLQRAMDSEVEGTARVLLHKASEANAFIWQGANSALGHMVQSCTPTRVMNALLVGGLSHRNAAVRSCTAQHLERLAEVMGTARLLSGKKDLTDRFLIAVSKLAVDPSQEVRHHGRNILSNMATNGDFPKMWDKFAPRKERESLREVISKVNLKERNI; from the exons ATGAAGAGCGTCATCGAAAACCTGAGGAAGCAAAACATGGCTTTAAACCAACAGGATGACCAGGACAAGTTTTCAAGTTTT GGCTATCAGGAGAGCTACCCAATCGCAGAGGGCCATCGTGGCTTCATCAGTGATGCCAGACTTCTGCAGATGCAGAGAGCTGAAAGAGAGGCCATGGAAGCAAAGCAAAGAAAGATAAGTGCTATCCATGAGAATTATGTCCGGACTGCTCTCATCGGGGTTGGCAGCACCTTCGCGCACCACTTCGTTCCCTCTATTCAGTGCATTCCGCGGCCGAAAGCTCCACCGAGGCCTTTGCCACGAAGGCTTGAGCACATAGCTCTGGCCCCACTGAAGAACGTGGTGGGGGTGGACGGAGCCCAAGTTCGACCCGGATCTCACTCTCTGGAGTCCATCCAGGTAAATAAGTCATTCAGCAGCAGTAGCGTGTGGCCTGTTCCCGTCCCTCCCACTGCAGCTCCCTCCAAGAGGGGCAAGAAGAAGAAGGGCAGGCGGGGAGTCAAAGCCCTGAAAGTCCAGTCGGACCAGGGCTGTGCTGACAACAACGGACCCATTGAcctgatggaggaggtgagggacatcGAGGCTCACCTGAAGGAGGAGGACTGGAAG GTGGTACATGAGGTGAAGGCCATGGGCAGGAGAAGTTTGGGCTCGGCCATGTCCACGGGGGAAATAGCAACCAGCTCTCTGGGAAGCCTGAGCTCAGTGGATATGAACAACCCTGCGGAGCTCCGTGACTACTTGGATGTCGGGACCCCGGTCAAGTCGCTTGACAGCCCACCCAGGCCTGCTCCCCCTCCTACCAAGCCCAGGAGCAAACAGCCTCGGCCTATAAGGTTCCTTAGCCTGCCAAAGGCTGCCACCGGCTCAG ACAAGATGGCAGCCAGTGAGCCAAAGGGTCAAATTAAGAACCAGGCCAGATTGCAGCCCCTGTCCAACCCAGAGCAGGCCCTGACTAAGACCTTCAAGCTGCTCCACTCTGCCTCTGATGACTG GGAGAAGAAGATCGAGGGCTTGACCTTTCTCCGTGTGATGGCTCAGAACCACATGGACATACTGATGCCTAAACTCCATGATATCTGTCTTGCCATTATAAATGAG GTGAAGAACCTGCGCTCTGCAGTGTCCTGTGCTGCCATGGCCACACTGGGTGACATGTACGTCCACCTCCAGAGGGCCATGGACAGTGAGGTGGAGGGGACGGCACGCGTGCTGCTGCACAAAGCCAGCGAGGCCAACGCCTTCATCTGGCAGGGCGCCAACTCTGCCCTGGGTCACATGGTGCAGAGCTGCACCCCTACCCGTGTCATGAATGCCCTGCTGGTCGGTGggctgag CCACCGTAACGCTGCGGTGAGGAGCTGCACTGCTCAGCACCTGGAGAGACTGGCTGAGGTCATGGGGACGGCTCGTCTCCTGTCGGGGAAGAAAGACCTCACTGACCGTTTCTTGATTGCCGTCAGTAAACTGGCTGTGGACCCTTCACAGGAAGTCAG GCATCATGGTCGCAATATCTTGAGCAACATGGCCACCAATGGCGACTTTCCTAAAATGTGGGACAAATTCGCtccgaggaaagagagagaatcctTGAGGGAGGTCATCTCAAAGGTTAACCTCAAAGAAAG GAATATCTGA
- the LOC116368084 gene encoding uncharacterized protein LOC116368084, with amino-acid sequence MPVHNVHNKASLFSLSSKDFCRSSLYFQTLQACWEETYYNKQKKLMVHYLLLQSQGQVPPHVTTEHMSNWLVSQGKKSLRERVWKETLEEGSDLARLAWEVNTCLKMMNIEHEAFCKLRRSMHPTSPADIDPKVHSIVERAVRSILGEQSKEPSSNLLSPSQVVVEVVPRLLLALWLQPEEGHSEHPILIGGMAVGMVAAVVEKLSCMLKDPSPHIPFSRAAAFDSVWSILGRISQSFSTDDLQSPFYTSSVCAFVADEVQSCFQPPAAPLPVPTVLAVAASTTLPADIQAEADPASSHLNVVDITPNTEAEPISSLLEVVDVTPEERTLTMAVSATLPADIQAGTLAVRRIPSLCAGTLDIGKIPFLCAVTLAMRRINSFCSGMRPDARRISFLCTATSAAVMNCRLIR; translated from the exons ATGCCTGTGCATAATGTGCATAACAAAGCATCATTATTTTCATTATCTTCAAAGGATTTCTGTAGAAGCAGCCTTTATTTCCAGACTCTGCAGGCCTGCTGGGAGGAAACATATTACAATAAACAG AAGAAGCTCATGGTCCACTATCTGCTGCTCCAGAGTCAAGGCCAGGTCCCTCCCCATGTCACCACGGAGCACATGAGCAACTGGCTGGTGTCTCAGGGCAAAAAATCTCTTAGGGAGAG GGTGTGGAAGGAAACCCTGGAGGAAGGAAGCGACCTCGCTCGGCTG gcctGGGAAGTAAACACTTGCCTAAAAATGATGAACATAGAGCACGAGGCTTTCTGCAAGCTCCGCCGCTCCATGCACCCCACCTCCCCAGCTGACAT CGATCCGAAGGTCCACAGCATCGTGGAGAGAGCTGTGAGGAGCATTCTGGGGGAGCAGTCCAAAGAGCCCAGTAGCAACCTGCTCAGCCCATctcaggtggtggtggaggtggtgcccAGGCTCCTCCTGGCCCTGTGGCTTCAGCCAGAGGAAGGCCATTCAGAGCACCCAATCCTAATAGGTGGGATGGCCGTGGGCATGGTGGCGGCCGTAGTGGAGAAGCTCTCCTGCATGTTAAAGGACCCTTCCCCTCACATCCCTTTCTCCCGGGCTGCTGCGTTTGACTCTGTGTGGTCGATCCTCGGGAGAATCAGTCAGTCCTTCTCCACCGATGACCTGCAGAGCCCTTTTTATACGAgctctgtttgtgcctttgtggcGGACGAGGTGCAGAGCTGCTTCCAGCCTCCTGCAGCCCCCCTACCAGTCCCCACTGTCCTCGCGGTGGCCGCTTCCACTACACTAccagctgacatccaagcag AGGCAgacccggcttcttcccacctgaatGTTGTGGACATAACCCCTAATACAGAGGCAgagcccatctcttccctcttggaGGTTGTGGACGTCACACCTGAAGAAAGGACTCTCACAATGGCCGTCTCCGCCACTCTGccagctgacatccaagcag GGACACTGGCTGTGAGGAGGATCCCCTCCCTGTGTGCAGGTACGCTGGACATTGGGAAGATTCCCTTCCTCTGCGCAGTGACACTGGCCATGAGGAGGATCAACTCCTTTTGTTCAGGGATGAGGCCTGATGCTCGGAGGATCTCCTTCCTCTGTACAGCAACATCAGCTGCTGTGATGAACTGCAG ACtaatcaggtga